The genomic segment CGGCCTCAACCACGGTGATCTCGCTGCGATATACTCGTTGAATTACGTCTAGTCGTTTCTCGTCTTTCATTGTCAGGGTTGTCATCCTTCCACCCTGACATAATTACGTTGCCGTTAACCCCTGACATAATCACTTTGCTACAACAGCTGTCGTTTCGATGTCACGTCAATAACCATTGATTGCAGTATCGATACTGCGGTACAGAGAGGGAAACTCTATGCAGACAAAAGGGGGGGGGCACTTTTATGGCACGCAATGGGATTCCCGTCGTCGATGGCGACGGTCATGTGATGGAAGACTGGGATGCGCTCTTGCAGTACATGCCGGAGCCTTACATTAAGAGCGGGCGTTTCAAGGGGCGGCTTTTCCCGCCGCTGGATCACCTGCACGGGGCGACGCTTTATACGCTAGTCCCCGGCGCGTTTCGTCCGGTGCGCGAAGATGGCTGGCTGGAGTTCATGGAAGATGTCGGCATCGAGCGCGCGGTGCTCTATTCCACCGGCGGCTTGGCTTTCGGTAAAGTCATCACCCGCGAGTTCGCCGTCGACGTGGCGCGCGCGTGGAACAACTGGTTCGCCGATACCTATCTGAAAAAGAGTCCGCGCTTTCAAGGTCTGGCCTTGGTGCCGCTGCAAGAGCCGGATGAAGCGATCAAGGAAATGCGCCGGGCGGTGAACGAATTAAAATTTTGCGGCGTCATGCTGCCGTCCACCGGCTTCAAGGGCCATTTGGGCGATAAAGAATACTGGCCGTTCTACGAAGAGGCGAGCAAGCTTGGCTGCTGCATCGGCGTTCATGGCGGCGCCCATGAAGGGTTGGGCATGGATTGGCTAACGCCCTACGCGCCGATCAACGGGCTTGGCCATGCAGTCGGCCAGATGGTGGCGTTTGCCGGCATCGTCTTTAACGGCATCTTTGAAAAATTTCCCAACGTCCGCATCGGCTTCATGGAAGCCGGCGTGTCGTGGCTGCAAACTTGTTTGGAACGCTTCGACCGCGGCTGGGAGACGCACATCCAATACGATCCGCGCAAAGAGTATCTCCAACTCAAGGCCGGCGAAAAAGTCAGCGACTACATTCGCCGCCATGTCGAAGCGGGGCGCATTTTCGTCGGCTGCGAGGGCACGGAGAAAGGTTTGCATCATTTAATCGAAGCCGTCGGCAATAAACCGTTCATGTTCTCCAGCGATTTTCCCCACGAGGTCAACAACGAATACTGCAAACATGAGATCGAAGAAATCATCGAGAACGAGCATCTGACCGATGACGACAAACATGCCGTGCTGCATGGCAACGCCGAGCGGTTTTATGGCTTGAAGCCGTTGGGATGAGGAAGAACTGGAGTGCTGGGTTAATCGCTCTCTGGTTGGTTTTTCACCGGCTAAGTGAAGGGAAGTGATATGATCGAGATCGTCAATCCCGTTGGCGTGAGCGCGGCTAAGCGTTCCGCGCTGGCGTTGCGGCGCTTCGACAACCTGGCCGGATTGCGCGTCGGTTTGCTCGACAATAACAAACCCAACGCCGACAATTTTTTGCGCATCGTCGGCGCGCTTTTGCTGGCACGCCATGCCGACATTTCGCTGCTTCCCAAGCGCAAGATGACGCGCATGGAGGCCGACGGTTTGGCGGAGTTGGCTAGTAGTTGCGACGTGGTCATCAACGCCTTCGCCGATTGAGGCTCGTGCACGTCGTGGAGTGTCCACGACTCGGCGATATTGGAAAGCGCGGGCATTCCCACCGCGACGGTGGTGAGCCGCGAGTTTTGGCAGCTGGCGCTCGCGGAAACTCAGGCGCGCGGCGTGAAAAATCTACCGCTGGTTAAAGTGCCCCATCCGGTGGGGACAATTTCACTAGATGCCTTGCGCGCGGTGGCCGAGTCGGTGGTCGATGAAATCGTGGCGAAATTAGTTCGTGGCGAGAGCGCGACTTCGCCGGCCAATTCAGTTCCAGCGCAGAACGGCGAGGGCAGCAGCGCCGCCGGTTTTTCGGTTCCTAGCGATCCCGCTGAAATGTTCGGTTACTTTTTCGAGCGCGGCTGGACCGACGGCTTGCCGGTTTTGCCGCCGACTTTAGCGGCGGTTAATAAAATGCTTGCCGCCGGCGGCAAACCGGCGGATTCTGTGTTGGGCGTGATTCCACCGTTGAACGGTGCCGCCACGGCAGAAAAGATCGCCGCTAATGCGGTGATGGCCGGCTGCTTGCCGGAATATTTTCCGCT from the Deltaproteobacteria bacterium genome contains:
- a CDS encoding amidohydrolase — its product is MARNGIPVVDGDGHVMEDWDALLQYMPEPYIKSGRFKGRLFPPLDHLHGATLYTLVPGAFRPVREDGWLEFMEDVGIERAVLYSTGGLAFGKVITREFAVDVARAWNNWFADTYLKKSPRFQGLALVPLQEPDEAIKEMRRAVNELKFCGVMLPSTGFKGHLGDKEYWPFYEEASKLGCCIGVHGGAHEGLGMDWLTPYAPINGLGHAVGQMVAFAGIVFNGIFEKFPNVRIGFMEAGVSWLQTCLERFDRGWETHIQYDPRKEYLQLKAGEKVSDYIRRHVEAGRIFVGCEGTEKGLHHLIEAVGNKPFMFSSDFPHEVNNEYCKHEIEEIIENEHLTDDDKHAVLHGNAERFYGLKPLG